One Actinomycetospora corticicola genomic window, GCCGCCCTCGGCGTCGGACGCACCCCGGTGCGGGAGGCCCTCAAGCGCCTCGAGGTCGACCGGCTGGTGGTCTCCTACGCCCGCCGCGGCACGTTCGCCACCGCGGTGGACATCACCGACCTGGCCTACATCTCCGAGATCCGGGTGCAGCTGGAGCCGCTCGCCGCCCGCCGGGCCGCCGACGTCTCCACCGCCGACGTGCGCGACGAGCTGCGCGCGCTCGCCGACGCGACCGAGGCCCTCGACGTGCCGACCCTCACCCGCGACGAGCTCATGCGCTGGGACCTCCGCGTCCACCGGGCGATCTACCGGGCGGCGGGCAACCCGCACCTCGAGGACACGCTGGTGCGCTACGACAACCTCGCGACCCGCATCTTCTGCCTGTTCCTCGACCGGATGTCGGACTTCGTCTCCCACGTCGAGGAGCACGCGGGCCTCCTGCGCACGATCGCGGACGGGGACGGCGACGCCGCGGCCCGCCGCGCCCGCCAGCACGTCCAGGGCTTCGAGAAGGCGGTCCGCGCGGTCATCTGACCGGGAGGGGTCACCGCACGATCTG contains:
- a CDS encoding FCD domain-containing protein — protein: MTVLPEAPTARGPLSLSEQAYAAIQDRLIMLDIPPMSPIDEVGLVAALGVGRTPVREALKRLEVDRLVVSYARRGTFATAVDITDLAYISEIRVQLEPLAARRAADVSTADVRDELRALADATEALDVPTLTRDELMRWDLRVHRAIYRAAGNPHLEDTLVRYDNLATRIFCLFLDRMSDFVSHVEEHAGLLRTIADGDGDAAARRARQHVQGFEKAVRAVI